From Candidatus Rokuibacteriota bacterium, the proteins below share one genomic window:
- the glgX gene encoding glycogen debranching protein GlgX has translation MRTWPGNPYPLGATWDGSGVNFGLFSEHATGVELCLFDGPGGNEEVARITMTQRTNQVWHVYLPEIRPGRRYGYRVHGPYDPATGYRFNPAKLLLDPYAKAIDRTVRWSDALYGYEVGHPDGDLSRDDRDSAASIPKSVVIDPAFTWGDDRPPRTHWNETIIYEVHVKGLTARHPDVPKHLRGTYAGLASPAVIDYLLSLGITAVELLPIHQFVADKHLGERGLTNYWGYNSIGFFAPDVRYAAGNGLGEQVNEFKTMVRALHEARIEVILDVVYNHTGEGNHLGPTLCFRGLDNASYYRLAPEDRRYYVDYTGCGNTLNMTHPRTLQLIMDSLRYWVLEMHVDGFRFDLAAALARELHDVDRLGAFFDIIHQDPVISQVKLIAEPWDLGEGGYQVGNFPVLWAEWNDQYRDTVRRFWRGDDGQAAALGYRLTGSSDLYGRGGRRPFASINFVTAHDGFTLHDLASYNQKHNEVNGEENQDGSDSNLSWNCGVEGPTDDPAIRALRERQKRNFLATLLLSQGVPMLCGGDEIGRTQQGNNNAYCQDNEISWFDWKLDRPRRELLEFVRSLIALRRRHPVLQRRQFFYGRRIRGSEVKDLSWFRPDGKEMTEEDWNNPHTRCLGLRLSGDGIEEVDARGNPIVDDTLLILLNAHHEPLPFVLPAHRRGVRWEPALDTGTVRGRRRQRSLRGGESCKLEGRSVAVLRLGRSTIPVAGRAAPER, from the coding sequence ATGAGAACGTGGCCGGGTAACCCCTACCCCCTCGGCGCCACGTGGGATGGGTCCGGGGTGAACTTCGGGCTCTTCTCAGAGCACGCCACGGGGGTGGAGCTGTGCCTGTTCGACGGCCCTGGCGGAAACGAAGAGGTGGCCCGGATCACGATGACGCAACGCACGAACCAGGTCTGGCACGTCTACCTGCCGGAGATCCGCCCCGGCCGGCGCTACGGCTACCGGGTCCACGGGCCCTACGATCCTGCCACCGGCTATCGCTTCAACCCGGCGAAACTCCTGCTCGATCCGTACGCGAAAGCCATCGACCGGACGGTCCGGTGGAGCGATGCGCTCTATGGCTACGAAGTCGGGCACCCCGATGGCGACCTGAGCCGCGATGACCGGGACAGCGCCGCCAGCATCCCCAAGTCCGTGGTCATCGACCCCGCGTTCACCTGGGGAGACGACCGGCCCCCGCGGACCCACTGGAACGAGACGATCATCTACGAGGTCCATGTCAAGGGGCTCACCGCGCGCCATCCGGACGTCCCGAAGCATCTCCGGGGGACCTACGCCGGCCTCGCCTCGCCGGCCGTCATCGACTATCTCCTCTCGCTCGGGATTACGGCCGTGGAGCTGCTGCCGATCCACCAGTTCGTGGCCGACAAGCACCTGGGCGAGCGGGGCCTGACCAACTACTGGGGGTACAATTCGATCGGCTTCTTCGCGCCGGACGTGCGCTATGCCGCCGGCAACGGGCTGGGAGAGCAGGTGAACGAGTTCAAGACGATGGTCCGGGCGCTTCACGAAGCGCGAATCGAGGTGATCCTGGACGTCGTCTACAACCATACCGGCGAAGGCAACCACCTGGGACCCACTCTGTGCTTCCGCGGCCTCGACAACGCCAGCTACTACCGCCTTGCGCCGGAGGACCGGCGCTACTACGTGGACTACACGGGCTGCGGGAACACGCTCAACATGACGCATCCCCGCACGCTCCAGCTCATCATGGACAGCCTGCGCTACTGGGTGCTCGAGATGCACGTGGACGGCTTCCGCTTCGACCTGGCGGCCGCCCTGGCGCGGGAGCTGCACGACGTGGATCGGCTGGGGGCCTTCTTCGACATCATCCATCAGGACCCGGTCATCTCTCAGGTGAAGCTGATCGCCGAGCCCTGGGACCTAGGGGAGGGCGGCTATCAGGTCGGCAACTTCCCCGTCCTCTGGGCTGAATGGAACGACCAGTACCGCGACACGGTCCGCCGATTTTGGCGCGGCGACGATGGACAGGCCGCCGCGCTCGGCTACCGGTTGACGGGATCGAGCGACCTCTACGGCCGGGGCGGGCGGCGGCCGTTTGCCAGCATCAACTTCGTCACGGCCCACGACGGGTTCACGCTCCACGACCTGGCAAGCTACAACCAGAAGCACAACGAGGTCAACGGCGAGGAGAACCAGGACGGCAGCGACAGCAACCTGAGCTGGAACTGCGGCGTGGAGGGGCCCACCGACGACCCGGCGATCCGCGCGCTCCGGGAGCGGCAGAAGCGGAACTTCCTGGCGACCCTGCTCCTCTCCCAGGGGGTGCCGATGCTCTGCGGCGGGGACGAGATCGGGCGGACGCAGCAGGGAAACAACAACGCCTACTGCCAGGACAACGAGATCAGCTGGTTCGACTGGAAGCTCGACCGACCCCGCCGGGAACTCCTGGAGTTCGTCCGCTCGCTGATCGCGCTGCGGCGGCGGCACCCGGTCCTGCAGCGCCGCCAGTTCTTCTACGGGCGGCGGATCCGGGGCTCCGAGGTGAAGGATCTCTCCTGGTTCCGGCCGGACGGCAAGGAGATGACCGAGGAGGACTGGAACAACCCGCACACGCGCTGTCTCGGGCTGCGACTGTCCGGAGACGGCATCGAAGAAGTGGATGCGCGGGGGAACCCGATCGTGGACGACACGCTGCTGATTCTCCTGAACGCGCACCACGAGCCCCTCCCCTTCGTCCTTCCCGCCCACCGGCGGGGCGTGCGGTGGGAGCCCGCGCTGGACACCGGCACGGTTCGCGGCCGGCGGCGCCAGCGCTCGCTCCGGGGCGGCGAGTCCTGCAAACTGGAGGGACGCTCCGTGGCGGTGCTCAGACTGGGACGGTCGACGATCCCGGTTGCGGGGCGCGCGGCCCCGGAGCGTTGA